From a single Kitasatospora sp. NBC_00458 genomic region:
- a CDS encoding DUF4383 domain-containing protein, which produces MKLQDELPVDHKLLLVWRIGAGLGGIFLIVFGCLGLADHPGFLSTSGSDIAGMSTNGALSILSIVMGAVLVAGAVIGGNFASNLNMVVGVLFVLSGFYGLTVLGRPDANILNFRMSNVLFAFVFGLVITTFGMYGRVSSHLPHDNPYWRKRAEDEEPLPSGPKTFVKVMRPGPPNPIGH; this is translated from the coding sequence ATGAAGCTGCAAGACGAACTGCCCGTCGACCACAAGCTGCTGCTGGTCTGGCGGATCGGTGCGGGGCTCGGCGGGATCTTCCTGATCGTGTTCGGCTGCCTCGGGCTGGCCGACCACCCGGGCTTCCTGTCCACCAGCGGCAGCGACATCGCGGGGATGTCGACCAACGGGGCGCTGAGCATCCTGTCCATCGTGATGGGCGCGGTCCTGGTGGCCGGCGCGGTCATCGGCGGGAACTTCGCCTCCAACCTCAACATGGTGGTCGGCGTGCTGTTCGTGCTCTCCGGCTTCTACGGGCTGACGGTGCTGGGGCGGCCGGACGCCAACATCCTGAACTTCCGGATGTCCAACGTGCTGTTCGCCTTCGTCTTCGGCCTGGTGATCACCACGTTCGGCATGTACGGCCGGGTCAGCAGCCACCTGCCGCACGACAACCCGTACTGGCGCAAGCGGGCCGAGGACGAGGAGCCGCTGCCGTCCGGTCCGAAGACCTTCGTGAAGGTCATGCGGCCGGGCCCGCCGAACCCGATCGGGCACTGA
- a CDS encoding histidine triad nucleotide-binding protein — protein MAGEPQPDCLFCKIVAGEIPATVVRKTDRVLAFRDIAPKAPVHVLVIPHAHYPNAAALADAEPEIAGELLAEAGRVAADEGIADYRLIFNTGAGAGQTVFHAHVHVLGGMSMTERMV, from the coding sequence ATGGCCGGCGAGCCGCAGCCCGACTGCCTGTTCTGCAAGATCGTGGCCGGCGAGATCCCGGCCACCGTGGTGCGCAAGACCGACCGGGTCCTCGCCTTCCGGGACATCGCCCCGAAGGCCCCGGTGCACGTCCTGGTCATCCCGCACGCCCACTACCCGAACGCCGCCGCGCTGGCCGACGCCGAGCCGGAGATCGCCGGCGAGCTGCTCGCCGAGGCGGGCCGGGTCGCCGCGGACGAGGGCATCGCGGACTACCGGCTGATCTTCAACACCGGCGCCGGCGCCGGGCAGACCGTCTTCCACGCCCACGTGCACGTGCTCGGCGGCATGTCGATGACCGAGCGCATGGTCTAG
- the dnaJ gene encoding molecular chaperone DnaJ yields MATDYYAVLGVRRDAGQDEIKKAFRRLARELHPDVNPDPKTQERFKEINAAYEVLSDPQKRQVYDLGGDPLSPNGGAGGPGGFGAGAAGFGFSDIMDAFFGAASGQRGPRSRTRRGQDAMIRLEITLEEAAFGTTKELQVDTAVTCTTCSGEGAAPGTSAQTCDMCRGKGEVSQVTRSFLGQVMTSRPCPQCQGFGTVVPTPCPECAGDGRVRARRTLTVKIPAGVDNGTRIQLAGEGEVGPGGGPAGDLYVEIAETSHTVFQRRGDDLHCTVTIPMTAASLGTQVPLQTLDGLEEVDIRPGTQSGQSIPLHGRGITHLRGGGRGDLIVHVEVQTPTKLDPEQEELLRRLAVLRGEERPSGQFAPGQQGLFSRLKDAFNGR; encoded by the coding sequence GTGGCCACGGACTACTACGCGGTACTCGGCGTCCGACGGGATGCGGGGCAGGACGAGATCAAGAAGGCGTTCCGGCGCCTGGCACGCGAACTGCACCCGGACGTCAACCCGGACCCGAAGACGCAGGAGCGGTTCAAGGAGATCAACGCCGCCTACGAGGTGCTCTCCGATCCGCAGAAGCGTCAGGTCTACGACCTGGGCGGCGACCCGCTGTCGCCGAACGGCGGCGCGGGCGGACCGGGCGGCTTCGGCGCGGGCGCGGCGGGCTTCGGCTTCTCCGACATCATGGACGCCTTCTTCGGCGCGGCCTCCGGCCAGCGCGGACCGCGCTCGCGGACGCGGCGCGGCCAGGACGCCATGATCCGGCTGGAGATCACCCTGGAGGAGGCCGCCTTCGGCACCACCAAGGAACTCCAGGTCGACACGGCCGTCACCTGCACCACCTGCAGCGGCGAGGGCGCGGCCCCCGGTACCTCCGCGCAGACCTGTGACATGTGTCGCGGCAAGGGCGAGGTCTCCCAGGTCACCCGGTCCTTCCTGGGCCAGGTCATGACCTCCCGCCCCTGCCCGCAGTGCCAGGGCTTCGGCACCGTCGTGCCGACCCCGTGCCCGGAGTGCGCCGGCGACGGCCGGGTCCGCGCCCGCCGCACCCTGACCGTCAAGATCCCCGCCGGTGTCGACAACGGCACCCGGATCCAGCTGGCCGGCGAGGGCGAGGTCGGCCCCGGCGGCGGCCCGGCCGGCGACCTCTACGTCGAGATCGCCGAGACCAGCCACACGGTGTTCCAGCGCCGCGGCGACGACCTGCACTGCACCGTCACCATCCCGATGACGGCCGCCTCGCTCGGTACCCAGGTGCCGCTGCAGACCCTGGACGGGCTGGAGGAGGTCGACATCCGGCCCGGCACCCAGTCCGGCCAGTCGATCCCGCTGCACGGCCGCGGCATCACGCACCTGCGCGGCGGCGGCCGGGGCGACCTGATAGTGCACGTCGAGGTGCAGACGCCCACCAAGCTCGATCCCGAGCAGGAGGAGCTGCTGCGCCGCCTCGCGGTGCTGCGCGGCGAGGAGCGGCCGTCCGGCCAGTTCGCGCCCGGGCAGCAGGGGCTGTTCTCCCGGCTGAAGGACGCCTTCAACGGCCGCTGA
- a CDS encoding PhoH family protein — protein sequence MSDTSQTRTNGQSRPEPADDGGSTSARIVIPEKHPMVTLLGTADSLLRVIERGFPAADIHVRGNEVTATGERAEVALVQRLFTEMMLVLRTGQPLTEDAVERSIAMIRSAEDDPDSPAPSQVFTANILSNRGRTIRPKTLNQQRYVDAIDKHTIVFGLGPAGTGKTYLAMAKAVQALQAKEVNRIILTRPAVEAGERLGFLPGTLYEKIDPYLRPLYDALHDMMDPDSIPRLMAAGTIEVAPLAYMRGRTLNDAFIILDEAQNTSPEQMKMFLTRLGFNSRVVVTGDTSQIDLPGGTRSGLKVVQEILVDVPDIHFSVLTSTDVVRHKLVGRIVDAYERWDARQESEERPLPAQPAQPAQRRGSRAPRQSHRTES from the coding sequence ATGAGTGACACATCGCAGACCCGTACCAACGGACAGTCGCGCCCCGAACCGGCGGACGACGGCGGCTCCACCAGCGCCCGGATCGTCATCCCCGAGAAGCACCCGATGGTCACCCTGCTCGGCACCGCGGACTCCTTGCTGCGCGTGATCGAGCGGGGCTTCCCCGCCGCCGACATCCACGTCCGCGGCAACGAGGTCACCGCCACCGGGGAGCGGGCCGAGGTCGCGCTCGTCCAGCGGCTCTTCACCGAGATGATGCTGGTGCTGCGCACCGGCCAACCCCTGACGGAGGACGCCGTGGAGCGCTCCATCGCCATGATCCGGAGTGCCGAGGACGACCCGGACAGCCCGGCACCGTCGCAGGTGTTCACCGCGAACATCCTGTCCAACCGGGGCCGGACCATCCGCCCCAAGACCCTCAACCAGCAGCGCTACGTCGACGCGATCGACAAGCACACCATCGTCTTCGGGCTCGGCCCGGCCGGCACTGGCAAGACCTACCTCGCGATGGCCAAGGCCGTCCAGGCCCTCCAGGCCAAGGAGGTCAACCGGATCATCCTGACCCGTCCGGCCGTCGAGGCGGGGGAGCGGCTGGGCTTCCTGCCCGGCACCCTCTACGAGAAGATCGACCCGTACCTGCGCCCGCTGTACGACGCGCTGCACGACATGATGGACCCGGACTCGATCCCGCGCCTGATGGCCGCCGGGACCATCGAGGTCGCCCCGCTGGCCTACATGCGCGGCCGCACCCTCAACGACGCCTTCATCATCCTGGACGAGGCCCAGAACACCTCGCCCGAGCAGATGAAGATGTTCCTCACCCGCCTCGGGTTCAACTCCCGGGTGGTCGTCACCGGCGACACCAGCCAGATCGACCTCCCGGGCGGCACCCGCAGCGGCCTCAAGGTCGTCCAGGAGATCCTGGTCGACGTGCCCGACATCCACTTCTCCGTCCTCACCAGCACCGACGTGGTCCGCCACAAGCTGGTCGGCCGGATCGTGGACGCGTACGAGCGCTGGGACGCCCGGCAGGAGTCCGAGGAGCGCCCGCTCCCGGCCCAGCCGGCCCAGCCGGCCCAGCGGCGCGGCTCGCGCGCACCCCGACAGTCCCATCGCACCGAAAGCTGA
- a CDS encoding ribonuclease Z, translating to MSQRELVVLGTASQVPTRHRNHNGYLLRWDGEGLLFDPGEGTQRQMLHAGVSATQLTRIAVTHFHGDHSLGLAGVIQRINLDRVPHPVDVYFPASGEVYFERLRHATAFHETAVLRPRPIEDSGPLPAPGARFALDAVRLSHPVESFGYRLSEPDGRRLVPGLLADLGISGPDVGRLQHQGAIEADGRRVTLEEVSEPRPGQRFAFVMDTRLCEGVHELAEGADLLVIEATFTDADGRLAEEHGHLTAGQAGKVAAEAGARTLVLTHFSQRYPDLGQHLADARKHFDGPIVLAEDLARVPVPPRHRA from the coding sequence GTGTCGCAGCGCGAACTCGTCGTCCTCGGCACCGCGAGCCAGGTCCCGACCCGGCACCGGAACCACAACGGCTACCTGCTGCGCTGGGACGGCGAGGGCCTGCTCTTCGACCCGGGGGAGGGCACCCAGCGGCAGATGCTGCACGCCGGGGTCTCCGCCACCCAGCTCACCCGGATCGCCGTCACGCACTTCCACGGCGACCACAGCCTGGGCCTGGCCGGGGTGATCCAGCGGATCAACCTGGACCGCGTGCCGCACCCGGTCGACGTCTACTTCCCGGCCTCCGGCGAGGTCTACTTCGAGCGGCTGCGGCACGCCACCGCCTTCCACGAGACGGCCGTGCTGCGCCCCCGCCCGATCGAGGACTCCGGCCCGCTGCCCGCGCCCGGCGCCCGGTTCGCGCTGGACGCCGTCCGGCTCTCCCACCCCGTCGAGTCCTTCGGCTACCGGCTGAGCGAGCCGGACGGCCGCCGGCTGGTGCCCGGCCTCCTGGCCGACCTGGGGATCTCCGGCCCGGACGTCGGCCGGCTCCAGCACCAGGGCGCGATCGAGGCGGACGGCCGCCGGGTCACCCTGGAGGAGGTCAGCGAGCCCCGGCCGGGCCAGCGGTTCGCCTTCGTGATGGACACCCGGCTCTGCGAGGGCGTGCACGAGCTGGCGGAGGGCGCGGACCTGCTGGTCATCGAGGCCACCTTCACCGACGCCGACGGGCGGCTGGCCGAGGAGCACGGCCACCTCACCGCCGGCCAGGCGGGCAAGGTCGCCGCCGAGGCCGGCGCGCGGACCCTGGTGCTGACCCACTTCTCCCAGCGCTACCCGGACCTCGGGCAGCACCTCGCCGACGCCCGCAAGCACTTCGACGGCCCGATCGTGCTTGCCGAGGACCTGGCGCGGGTACCAGTACCGCCCCGGCACCGCGCGTGA
- a CDS encoding S41 family peptidase, with amino-acid sequence MSEPETIPAGAYLRHPHLHGDLVTFVAENDVWLAPLDGGRAWRLTADHLPVRRPRFSPDGRHVAFTSTRDGAPEVHVVPVDGGPSRRLTHWGDAQTQLRGWTPDGRPIATTAAGQASLRRTWAFAVPPDGGEPARLPYGPVGGLSFEPGGDRALLVSAFGVEPAWWKRYRGGRTGKLWIGTDRFERIHRELDGNIESPLWVGGPGRSRIAFLSDHEGVGALWSSLPDGTDLRRHSSSPDGFYARNATTDGTRVAWHAAGDLWLLDDLAGAEPRRLDVRLAGPRTGRRPRPVPAAHWLETAAPDRTGRAGAVVVRGTVHWLTHREGPARVLDETPGVRGRLARVVPGSGEDGGQGVVWVTDAEGEDAIEYAPAVLGTERRRLAAGRLGRVRSLLVSPDGKQLAVGSHDGRVLLVALADGVVHELAHSTDGEVSGLAFSPDSAWLAWSQPTLGPWSLRQIALANLTTRTVSEATPQRFIDTSPAFTADGRHLAFLSVRNFDPVYDSHVFDLSFPNGCRPYLITLAADTPSPFGPRRAGRPVGGEDDEPKAKKADGEEGAADAPPVTRVDLDGIADRIVPFPVEGGRFGTLRAARDGVLWTRVPLLGELGDEAASLEDERPRPALERFDFRKRRAEQLVDGLDSFAVSGDGTRLAVLDEGELRIVPADHKASGEDDEVEVDLDRLRVTVDPAAEWRQMFDENGRLMRDNFWRPDLDGVDWAGVLARYRPLVERIGSHDDLVDLLWEVHGELGTSHAYVLPHGLHTEAARRQGLLGADLVKDGEVWRIARILPGESSDPRARSPLAAPGAAIRPGDAVLAVNGRPVDPVTGPAPLLAGTAGQPVELTVAGKDGTDRRHPVVVPLADDEALRYHDWVTGRRAAVRELSGGRLGYLHVPDMQTTGWAQIHRDLRSEMAREGVVVDIRGNRGGHTSQLVIEKLARRIVGWGVARDVANPAPYPEDAPRGPVVALADEYSGSDGDIVNAVIQMLGIGPVVGTRTWGGVIGIDSRYSLVDGTLVTQPKYAFWSERHGWGVENHGVDPDVEVPVPPHAWAAGEDPQLVEGVRIALEALERTPAKTPPPLPWA; translated from the coding sequence GTGAGCGAACCCGAAACCATCCCCGCCGGCGCCTACCTGCGCCACCCGCACCTGCACGGCGACCTGGTCACCTTCGTCGCCGAGAACGACGTGTGGCTCGCCCCGCTGGACGGCGGCCGGGCCTGGAGACTGACGGCCGATCACCTCCCGGTCCGCCGCCCGAGATTCTCCCCGGACGGCCGGCACGTCGCCTTCACCTCCACCCGGGACGGCGCGCCCGAGGTGCACGTCGTCCCGGTCGACGGCGGCCCGTCCCGGCGGCTGACCCACTGGGGCGACGCCCAGACCCAGCTGCGCGGCTGGACGCCGGACGGCCGGCCGATCGCCACCACCGCCGCCGGGCAGGCCTCGCTGCGCCGCACCTGGGCGTTCGCGGTGCCGCCGGACGGCGGCGAGCCGGCCCGGCTGCCGTACGGACCGGTCGGCGGGCTGTCCTTCGAGCCGGGCGGGGACCGGGCGCTGCTGGTCTCGGCGTTCGGGGTCGAGCCGGCCTGGTGGAAGCGCTACCGGGGCGGGCGGACCGGCAAGCTCTGGATCGGCACGGACCGGTTCGAGCGGATCCACCGGGAGCTCGACGGGAACATCGAATCGCCGCTCTGGGTGGGCGGACCGGGCCGGTCCAGGATCGCCTTCCTCTCCGACCACGAGGGCGTCGGCGCGCTCTGGTCCAGCCTCCCGGACGGCACCGACCTGCGCCGCCACTCCTCCTCCCCGGACGGCTTCTACGCCCGCAACGCCACCACCGACGGCACCCGGGTGGCCTGGCACGCCGCGGGCGACCTCTGGCTGCTGGACGACCTGGCCGGTGCCGAGCCGCGCCGCCTCGACGTCCGCCTGGCGGGCCCGCGCACCGGCCGCCGCCCGCGCCCGGTGCCGGCCGCGCACTGGCTGGAGACCGCCGCCCCCGACCGCACCGGCCGGGCCGGCGCCGTCGTGGTGCGCGGCACCGTGCACTGGCTGACCCACCGGGAGGGCCCGGCCCGCGTCCTGGACGAGACCCCGGGCGTGCGCGGCCGGCTCGCCCGGGTGGTGCCGGGCTCGGGCGAGGACGGCGGGCAGGGGGTGGTCTGGGTGACCGACGCCGAGGGCGAGGACGCGATCGAGTACGCGCCCGCCGTCCTCGGCACCGAGCGCCGCCGACTGGCCGCCGGACGGCTCGGCCGGGTCCGGTCGCTGCTCGTCTCGCCGGACGGCAAGCAGCTGGCGGTCGGCTCGCACGACGGCCGGGTCCTGCTGGTGGCCCTGGCCGACGGTGTCGTGCACGAGCTGGCGCACAGCACCGACGGCGAGGTCAGCGGCCTGGCGTTCAGCCCCGACTCGGCGTGGCTGGCCTGGTCCCAGCCGACCCTCGGGCCGTGGTCGCTGCGCCAGATCGCGCTGGCCAACCTGACCACCCGGACGGTCTCCGAGGCCACCCCGCAGCGCTTCATCGACACCTCGCCGGCCTTCACCGCGGACGGCCGGCACCTGGCGTTCCTCTCGGTGCGCAACTTCGACCCGGTCTACGACTCGCACGTCTTCGACCTGTCCTTCCCGAACGGCTGCCGCCCGTACCTGATCACGCTGGCCGCCGACACGCCGTCCCCGTTCGGGCCGCGGCGGGCCGGCCGGCCGGTCGGCGGGGAGGACGACGAGCCCAAGGCCAAGAAGGCGGACGGCGAGGAGGGCGCGGCCGACGCGCCGCCGGTCACCCGGGTCGACCTGGACGGCATCGCCGACCGGATCGTGCCCTTCCCGGTGGAGGGCGGCCGGTTCGGCACGCTGCGGGCCGCCAGGGACGGCGTGCTGTGGACGCGCGTGCCGCTGCTCGGGGAGCTCGGCGACGAGGCGGCCTCGCTGGAGGACGAGCGGCCGCGCCCCGCGCTGGAGCGGTTCGACTTCCGCAAGCGCCGGGCCGAGCAGCTGGTGGACGGCCTGGACTCGTTCGCGGTGAGCGGCGACGGCACGCGGCTCGCCGTGCTGGACGAGGGCGAGCTGCGGATCGTGCCCGCCGACCACAAGGCCTCCGGCGAGGACGACGAGGTCGAGGTCGACCTCGACCGGCTGCGGGTGACCGTCGACCCGGCCGCCGAGTGGCGGCAGATGTTCGACGAGAACGGCCGCCTGATGCGCGACAACTTCTGGCGCCCGGACCTCGACGGCGTGGACTGGGCCGGCGTGCTGGCCCGCTACCGGCCCCTGGTGGAGCGGATCGGCTCGCACGACGACCTGGTCGACCTGCTCTGGGAGGTGCACGGCGAGCTGGGCACCTCGCACGCCTACGTGCTGCCGCACGGCCTGCACACCGAGGCGGCCCGCCGGCAGGGCCTGCTCGGCGCCGACCTGGTCAAGGACGGCGAGGTCTGGCGGATCGCCCGGATCCTGCCCGGCGAGTCCTCCGACCCCCGGGCCCGCTCGCCGCTGGCCGCGCCGGGCGCCGCGATCCGCCCCGGCGACGCCGTGCTGGCGGTCAACGGCCGCCCGGTCGACCCGGTGACCGGCCCGGCGCCGCTGCTGGCGGGCACCGCCGGGCAGCCGGTCGAGCTGACCGTGGCCGGCAAGGACGGCACCGACCGGCGGCACCCGGTGGTGGTCCCGCTCGCCGACGACGAGGCGCTGCGCTACCACGACTGGGTGACCGGCCGGCGGGCCGCCGTCCGGGAGCTGTCCGGCGGGCGGCTCGGCTACCTGCACGTCCCCGACATGCAGACCACCGGCTGGGCGCAGATCCACCGCGACCTGCGTTCGGAGATGGCCCGGGAGGGCGTGGTCGTCGACATCCGGGGCAACCGGGGCGGGCACACCTCGCAGCTGGTGATCGAGAAGCTGGCCCGGCGGATCGTCGGCTGGGGCGTGGCCAGGGACGTCGCCAACCCGGCGCCGTACCCGGAGGACGCGCCGCGCGGGCCGGTCGTCGCCCTGGCCGACGAGTACTCCGGCTCGGACGGCGACATCGTCAACGCGGTGATCCAGATGCTGGGCATCGGCCCGGTGGTCGGCACCCGCACCTGGGGCGGGGTGATCGGCATCGACAGCCGGTACTCGCTGGTGGACGGCACCCTGGTGACCCAGCCCAAGTACGCGTTCTGGTCCGAGCGGCACGGCTGGGGCGTGGAGAACCACGGGGTCGACCCGGACGTCGAGGTGCCGGTGCCTCCGCACGCGTGGGCGGCGGGGGAGGACCCGCAGCTCGTCGAGGGCGTCCGGATCGCGCTGGAGGCGCTGGAGCGGACCCCGGCGAAGACGCCCCCGCCGCTGCCCTGGGCGTAG
- a CDS encoding RDD family protein — MAQGYPQPQAPAQYGPPQYGAPQYGPPQYGAPQYGPPHQGAPQYGPPQYGAAPYPPQAQPSPPRVPRPPEAGSFRRFLAATADALAAVAAGFAAAKSASGPDGSAGTYFGTLAAVFLAASFTNQVLFTRLTGFSLGKGLLALRSVRRADGGRPGTWRLTKRWLLGFVIVVVGLLTEEPESEGTAVGVRVVRRKHLREYRQAGVRLG, encoded by the coding sequence ATGGCACAGGGGTACCCGCAGCCGCAGGCACCGGCCCAGTACGGGCCACCGCAGTACGGAGCGCCGCAGTACGGGCCACCGCAGTACGGAGCGCCGCAGTACGGGCCGCCGCACCAGGGCGCGCCGCAGTACGGGCCGCCGCAGTACGGTGCGGCCCCCTACCCGCCGCAGGCGCAGCCGTCGCCTCCCCGGGTGCCGCGCCCCCCGGAGGCGGGCAGCTTCCGGCGGTTCCTCGCGGCCACCGCCGACGCCCTGGCCGCCGTCGCCGCCGGGTTCGCCGCCGCCAAGTCGGCGAGCGGTCCCGACGGCTCGGCCGGCACCTACTTCGGCACGCTGGCGGCCGTCTTCCTCGCCGCCTCCTTCACCAACCAGGTGCTGTTCACCCGCCTCACCGGCTTCAGCCTCGGCAAGGGCCTGCTGGCCCTCCGGTCGGTCCGCCGGGCGGACGGCGGCCGTCCGGGCACCTGGCGGCTGACCAAGCGCTGGCTGCTCGGCTTCGTGATCGTCGTGGTCGGCCTGCTCACCGAGGAGCCGGAGTCCGAGGGCACCGCCGTCGGGGTCCGGGTGGTCCGCCGCAAGCACCTGCGCGAGTACCGGCAGGCCGGGGTGCGGCTCGGCTAG
- the ybeY gene encoding rRNA maturation RNase YbeY, with protein MSIDIANESGWDADEEAILDVARYALDKMRIHPQSELSVILVDGAAMEELHIQWMDLPGPTDVMSFPMDELRPGKEGEELPQGLLGDIVLCPEVAEQQGKAAPSKHSMDEELQLLTVHGVLHVLGYDHEEPDEEEEMFGLQKAILDGWRAGRGLGGISPAPTTH; from the coding sequence ATGTCGATCGACATCGCCAACGAGTCCGGTTGGGACGCTGACGAGGAAGCCATCCTCGACGTCGCCCGCTACGCACTGGACAAGATGCGGATCCACCCGCAGTCCGAACTGTCCGTGATCCTGGTGGACGGTGCGGCGATGGAGGAGCTGCACATCCAGTGGATGGACCTCCCGGGCCCGACCGACGTGATGTCGTTCCCGATGGACGAGCTGCGACCGGGCAAGGAGGGCGAGGAGCTGCCGCAGGGCCTGCTCGGCGACATCGTCCTCTGCCCCGAGGTCGCCGAGCAGCAGGGCAAGGCGGCCCCGTCCAAGCACTCGATGGACGAGGAGCTGCAGCTGCTCACCGTCCACGGCGTGCTGCACGTGCTCGGGTACGACCACGAGGAGCCGGACGAGGAGGAGGAGATGTTCGGCCTCCAGAAGGCGATCCTCGACGGCTGGCGGGCCGGGCGCGGCCTCGGCGGCATCTCGCCGGCCCCCACCACCCACTGA
- a CDS encoding 16S rRNA (uracil(1498)-N(3))-methyltransferase: MTAPVFVVETERIAAAAPGALVRLDGPEGRHAAAVKRLEPGEAVTLADGLGLGVDGTVAAVHGKDAVEVAVAAVRREPEPAPRIVVVQALPKGDRGELAVETMTEVGVDVVVPWAASRCITQWKGERGAKALAKWRATAREAGKQSRRLRFPEVRDPVTTRQLVPLLAAAAFAAVLHEEGAEPLAGAVLPGTGDLVLVVGPEGGVSPEELAAFAEAGARPFRLGPSVLRTSTAGVAAGALLLGRTGRWS; encoded by the coding sequence ATGACCGCGCCCGTGTTCGTCGTCGAGACCGAGCGGATCGCCGCCGCCGCTCCCGGGGCGCTGGTCCGGCTGGACGGGCCGGAGGGGCGGCACGCGGCCGCCGTGAAGCGGCTGGAGCCGGGCGAGGCCGTCACCCTGGCCGACGGGCTCGGCCTCGGGGTGGACGGCACCGTCGCGGCGGTGCACGGCAAGGACGCCGTCGAGGTGGCGGTCGCGGCCGTGCGCCGCGAGCCCGAGCCGGCGCCGCGGATCGTCGTGGTCCAGGCCCTGCCCAAGGGCGACCGCGGCGAGCTGGCCGTGGAGACCATGACCGAGGTCGGCGTGGACGTGGTGGTCCCGTGGGCGGCGTCCCGCTGCATCACCCAGTGGAAGGGCGAGCGCGGCGCCAAGGCGCTCGCCAAGTGGCGCGCCACCGCGCGGGAGGCGGGCAAGCAGTCCCGCCGGCTGCGGTTCCCCGAGGTCCGCGACCCGGTGACCACCCGGCAGCTGGTCCCGCTGCTGGCCGCCGCCGCGTTCGCGGCCGTGCTGCACGAGGAGGGGGCCGAGCCGCTGGCCGGGGCCGTGCTGCCCGGGACCGGGGACCTCGTGCTGGTGGTCGGCCCCGAGGGCGGGGTCTCCCCGGAGGAGCTGGCCGCCTTCGCCGAGGCCGGCGCCAGGCCGTTCCGGCTCGGCCCGTCGGTCCTGCGCACCTCGACGGCGGGGGTGGCGGCCGGGGCCCTGCTGCTGGGACGCACCGGCCGCTGGAGCTGA
- a CDS encoding hemolysin family protein, whose translation MSGESTSFILGAVLLVVLGWLAACAEAGISRVSRFRAEEAVRSGRKGSARLLALASDPIRYLNLATLIRVASEMAAAVLVTVVCVRSLDSTWQAVLLAFGVMVLVSFVAVGVSPRTIGRQHPLSTATAASFVLLPLARILGPIPRLLILLGNALTPGKGYKEGPFASEAELRALVDLAEKNDVIEDEERRMVHSVFELGDTIVREVMVPRTDLVMIERHKTVRQALTLALRSGFSRIPVVGDNEDDVVGIVYLKDLVRRTHINRDSESDEVGAVLRPAVFVPDSKPAADLLREMQQMRSHVAIVIDEYGGTAGLVTIEDILEEIVGEITDEYDREIAPVEDLGDGTYRITARLLVEDLGELFGIELEDEDVETVGGLLAKHLGRVPIPGSSCEIPLPEEVPGGLTAIRLTAESSAGRRNRIGSVVAAPVLAEAGAARAAGE comes from the coding sequence GTGAGTGGTGAGAGTACGAGTTTCATCCTCGGCGCCGTGCTGCTGGTCGTCCTCGGCTGGCTGGCGGCGTGCGCCGAGGCGGGCATCTCCCGGGTCTCCCGGTTCCGCGCGGAGGAGGCCGTCCGGTCCGGCCGGAAGGGTTCGGCCCGGCTGCTGGCCCTGGCCTCGGACCCGATCCGCTACCTCAACCTGGCCACCCTGATCCGGGTGGCCAGCGAGATGGCGGCGGCCGTCCTGGTCACCGTGGTCTGCGTCCGCAGCCTGGACTCGACCTGGCAGGCCGTGCTGCTGGCGTTCGGCGTGATGGTGCTGGTGTCGTTCGTGGCGGTCGGCGTCTCGCCGCGCACGATCGGGCGCCAGCACCCGCTCTCCACCGCGACCGCCGCCTCCTTCGTGCTGCTGCCGCTGGCCCGGATCCTCGGCCCGATCCCGCGGCTGCTGATCCTGCTCGGCAACGCCCTCACCCCCGGCAAGGGGTACAAGGAGGGCCCGTTCGCCTCCGAGGCGGAGCTGCGGGCGCTGGTCGACCTCGCCGAGAAGAACGACGTCATCGAGGACGAGGAGCGCCGGATGGTGCACTCGGTCTTCGAGCTGGGCGACACCATCGTCCGCGAGGTGATGGTGCCGCGGACCGACCTGGTGATGATCGAGCGGCACAAGACCGTCCGGCAGGCGCTCACCCTGGCGCTGCGCTCGGGCTTCTCGCGGATCCCGGTGGTCGGCGACAACGAGGACGACGTGGTCGGCATCGTCTACCTCAAGGACCTCGTGCGGCGCACCCACATCAACCGGGACTCCGAGTCCGACGAGGTCGGCGCGGTGCTGCGGCCGGCGGTGTTCGTGCCGGACTCCAAGCCGGCCGCCGACCTGCTGCGCGAGATGCAGCAGATGCGCTCGCACGTGGCGATCGTGATCGACGAGTACGGCGGGACCGCCGGCCTGGTCACCATCGAGGACATCCTGGAGGAGATCGTCGGCGAGATCACCGACGAGTACGACCGGGAGATCGCCCCGGTCGAGGACCTCGGGGACGGCACCTACCGGATCACCGCCCGGCTGCTGGTCGAGGACCTGGGCGAGCTGTTCGGGATCGAGCTGGAGGACGAGGACGTCGAGACCGTGGGCGGGCTGCTCGCCAAGCACCTCGGCCGGGTGCCGATCCCCGGTTCGTCCTGCGAGATCCCGCTGCCGGAGGAGGTCCCGGGCGGGCTGACCGCGATCCGGCTGACCGCGGAGAGCTCGGCCGGCCGGCGCAACCGGATCGGCTCGGTGGTGGCCGCCCCGGTCCTGGCGGAGGCCGGTGCGGCCCGGGCGGCCGGCGAGTAG